Part of the Scyliorhinus canicula unplaced genomic scaffold, sScyCan1.1, whole genome shotgun sequence genome, CCTGCTGCTATCTTCTATATACTCTATATGGATCTAAACACCCCGTCTGTCCCTGGACCCTGCTTCACCAAACAACTATCAGTCACTTCTATATTACCTCCATACgaacaccccacccccttctgTACCTGCACAATGGTTCTGCAAATAACTGTCACTCACGCCTATACCACCTGTATACGTATACCGACCCCCTCCTCTGTACCTGCACCTTGCTTCTACTAACAACATTCCATCACTCCTATAACACCTCTGTACGTACACACTTCGTCTGTAAATGCACCCTGCTTTCCCAAACAACTTTCACTCACTCCTCTGAAAACACTATACGTACACACCTCGTCTGTACCTGCTCGCATCTCCTCCAATCAACTTTCACTCACTCCTATACCACGTCTTTACGGACACACATCTGTCTGTACCTGCGACCTGATTCTCCAAACAACTTTTGGTCACTCCTATACGTCCTCGATACGTTCACCCCACCCCGTCAATACCTGCACCCTGCTTTCCCAAACAACACCTATACCACCTCCATAAGTACACCTACCACTCTGTACCTGCCCCCTCaaccaacattcacacacacgtaAACCACCTCAATACGTACATCTCCAAATCCTTAAATACTTCTGCGGCGTTATTCCCCACTCCAAAAGTCCACTCTCATCCATACACTCCCAGCGCAATCTATCCAATCCGTCCTAACATGGTCCTGTACAAAATCTCTCACTGTTTGACCTTCTGTTGTCACACACCTTCTCTCCTACATATCTTCACACATCACCTCATCATCGTCAGTTTTGCTTTATACCTACCCACACATTTTAACTTCAAGTAGTCTATTAACATTTCCAAATATTCATCCATCCTGTCCAAAAACTTTTCACCAAAGCTTTCCACTCCACTGCTCCTAATATCACTCCCCTGTCCACACCCATACTTGAACATTCTCCATACAGCAATGTCGTAATCCGTTCCCATACGGCTACCAAACCTTTGCAACTCGGATATGCGCAATTATAGCCACGCCGTTTCATTGCCTTCATTACCCACGTTTCCACCCCTGCTGCCAATTCAATAACCACCTCCATACCTCCACTGTCATTCCTCCACTCATCATGCAGCATCCATCTCATTTTCTTCCCTTCACCGTACCATTTTGCAAGCTCCTCTCGGAACGTGCAGCTTTGCCTCCACCTAATCACGTATCTCTATAGCAATTCCTATTCGATATTGACCATCGTCGTTCCAGTTCAACATAttgtttccctcccactgacgctATTAAAATGATGGCCCACAGCTTTAACCACGTGGGAGTTCAGCACTCTTCACCCATGTCCATCTCCATCACGTTTTCATCCTGCAGCACAATGCGACAATGATTCAATTACATCTCTACTGTCCGCCCGGCTTCTGGCATCTCAAACCATATTCTAAATCAGCCCACATACACGGCAGCATGCCAGCTTGAACTgctcctctgaacttcctcctTCGCTGTTTACTTCTCTTATTTGAATAATACCTTGATTCAAATGTAATAAACATTGTTGCAGATCGATTTAAAAAACTGTTCGAAGTTTAAGCATATTCTCACGACAATCAATCATTTTTCGTTTATAATTCTCTGACATTTCTTAAATTATTACAGATTCTGAATGAGTATTTTTTTTAGTAAACTCATAAATAAGTGAAGAGGATTACGGAAAAATGCGCCATAAACTGGGATTAATCAGTCGAATGTTTCGGTGGAAATAAGCATCAGTATACAATTGGACccattttatttttacatttctatCAGTGTTGTGAAGTAATTTGACAAATTAACAGATTACAATATTTTAGTGTGCTACGCCAAATGTATGTATtttcatagaacatataacatagaacagtacagcacagaaaaggcccttcggccctcgatgttgtgccgagcaattatcaccctactgaaacccacgtatccaccctatacccgtaacccaacaacccccctttaaccttaatttttaggacactacgggcaatttagcatggccaatccacctaacccgcacatctttggaccgtgggaggaaaccggagcacccggaggaaacccacgcacacacgggtaggacgtgcagactccgcacagacagtgacccagccgggaatcgaacctgggaccttggagctgtgaagcttttatgctaaccaccatgctactgtgctgctccgaGTAAATCCAGTGCTGTCATTGGATTGCAGATGTTGGTCAATTTACTGCTGGTTAATTTTACAACAAATAGCTGGTTCTAAAAGTAAAAATTATTTGATCTGCTGATTGGATTTAGTAATATTGGGTGATAATTGTAATCAACTTGAAATGGGACAAGGAGAATGGGAGTCCCGTCTTCAGTAATGTTTTCCTCCAAATTTCACTAATTTCCCTAACAGTGTAAAGGGATATTTGATCGAACTGAGCAGCAGGTTTCTGAATTTTCTCTGGGTTATTGTGTAAATAGCTGTGTTGGTGCAGGAGCTCAGAAGCTGCAGCATAATCCCAGCCTCTTGAAAGTTAGGAAAGGGAGTATATTGGTATCTTCTCATGAAGGCCGCCGTAATTCTAACGTATATGAAATATATAACTGTCGTTATCCAGAGTAGGATAAAactactggatattgcaaagagtAAAACAATGGATCGTCTCCGGTTCATCAGCTCAGCATCCTTTTCATTCCTGTCACTGCTGTGCTTCCGGAGGCTCATTCGGCCGCGACTGGCTATTAAAATGCGTCTGATGGTGACAATATTAAATAACAAAATCAGAAAGAATGGAATCACTGGGGTTAGCAGCTGCTCAATCCAAGAAAATGCTATCCAAATCGGATCAAAGAAAAAATTTGTGGACAGCTTGCACCCTAACTGCATCCAGTAGTAATAAGAGGAATACAGGAAGGGCCAGGGAATGTTCTTCAAGCAGAGCAGCGAGCTCACAGTGGTGATGACAACAACAGCAGTTTTCTCGGTGCAGTATTTGGTTTTCAGCTTCTGACAGCAAATGGCCACCAGGCGATCAAAGGTAAAAGAGACAGTCAACCAAACAGAAATGTCGATTGCAGCGGGAGACATGAAGAGAATGAATCTGCAAACGGGAGTGTGGAGCAGGAATGTGTTTTTCCAATATAATGTTGCAATGCGATGTAATATTACATTCCAGACAATAACCATGAGATCGGCTGCCGCCATAGCCACCAGATAGAGGgtgatgcatttggagaggccacaaTTTTTGAAAGAGAGGATTACGATTGTAACGATGTTCACTGTGAGAAGTAGAATAGATACCAGTCATAATAATAATGTCACAAGCATGcgcacattaacactgcgatgaggtTACTTTGGAAGTCGCCACATGTTTCGGTACACAGAGAGAACAATCAGAAAGTCAAATTCAGATGTAACAGGCAGAtatatcgggacttgtgggaggaaattgcagcacccggaggaaacccacgcagacatggggggactatgcagactccacacagacagtgacccaagccgggaatcgaatctgggtccctggagctgtgaagcaacagtcttaAACTctgtttactcagagagtagtaagtagtaagggcgtggaatgccctgcctgcaacaatagcggactcgccaacattaagggcatttaaatggtcattgaataaacatatggatgttaagTGAATAGCGGAGATGGTATTTGGAGTGGTTTCatcggtcggcgcaacatcgagggccgaagtgcctgtactgggcagtaatgttctatattctatgctcTGTGCTAACGCCAGGTTATAGTCTGTGCTGGTGATAATGCCAAAAGAACGGCGCGGTCGCATAGTGGCCACAGCGCCAGCGTCaagggttagattcccggcttggatcactgtctgtggggattctgcacgctctccccgtgtctgcgtggatttcatccaggtgctccggtttccatccactgtccaaagatgtacaggttaggtggattagccgtgctaaattgcccttagtgtccaaaaagggttaggaggggttactgggttgcggagaTAGTATGGAGGCGTCGGGCTAAGTgcggtgctctctccaagggccggtgcagtctcgacgggctgaacggcctccttacGCACTGTAAAGTCTGAGATTATATATCATTTTATGATTCTGTAACTGGTCAACACTCAATTTAGAACAACTGCTACAATCAGGTTCATTTGAAGTTCCATATACTGATATCCAAACCCCAGCGTTCTGCGATCATCTACTGAATATACGGGGCTTGGTGTTGTCGCGCATTGTGGATTATCAGCTCTGAGCTGGAATGCTATGTTTGAGACTTCAGATGGCGTTGAATAAACTGTTTCAATGGATACATTAAAACTGGGGACAAAGCCTTTTTGGAAAGCCGATAATGTCCAAGTTTATTGGTTTGACGGAACAGAAAATAAGAATGATGACCAGATCGGCAGGGAACAAATCAATAATAAAAATGAGCTGTGTGATCAACCGCTCTGGAAAGGAGATAGGAAAGGGAGCAGAAAGAAGCAGAAAGAAAACGCTGCGCTACATTTGAAAGGCAAAACATAATTAAACATGAAGCTGGTCGGAGGTAAGAGAATCCAAAGGGGGGAAAATGGCGTTGCAGAATATCTGACAAATATAAACAATCAGAAGAAAACATATCAAAAAGCCAATGTCTGTGAATAAATAAAATATCAGCACTGTAATGCAGTAGGACAAAGGACGCATTAAGAGATAAGCTACAATGAGTTTTCCAGATCAGATAGTTATTCTAATGTTCAAACTGAAGAACGTTAAAAAATCATCACCATGTTTAACTCAAAATTGAAGGGCAACACAATACATTTGACCGTTTTTGGAAATTAAACAGAAACAAGTTCAATATTTTAAGAATAAAAGTAATTTACCAGGTACACCGACCGTTGCGAGTATAGGATAGTACACAGCTACTGACTCGGAAGATTTTGTCCAACGCATTTTCTGTGCCAAGGACTCGTGCTGGTGTTGGTGAAGATCTGACCCCTGGTGTTTGACACAGTAAAGTACTTTGAACGGTGTATTTATATTAAACTGGATGCTTAGTGATGCGAGGTCTATCCATCCCTAATGATGTTCTTTACAGGTTGCTCAACAAACAATTTACTGACAGCAGCTGCGCTCTCACTGTCAGTATCATTGGGGATTACATCACAATCTTAGGATCAAGGTCGAAACTCAAAGATGACGGCTATAGTTAACTATACAATGTTGCTTATTTGAAAATCAGGGCAACAACACCGTTTTTTCATTTGATTACTGGGCACATATTGCCCATTCCCTCGCATCATCCCCTCACTCACAATGTAGCGTTCACTGTCCTTATTCCAAGTAAAGATTCGGCGTCTTTgttcctttcagtttccccagattaTTTTTCTCTGGTCCTTCCGCATTCATGTGTCCAAATTTATTTTCGCTCTTCTTCTGTCTCCCTTTTGCAGGAAATCTATTTCACTTTGCCCCATCTTCAATTTACCTCCACTCTTTGAGTCACTGCTATTTGTTTGTGGCTTTAATTCTCACATCCCTTATAGGCTCTGTCCTGATCACGCTACAATATCTTGGAAGACAAGTGGTGAGGATGGAACAGAGTTACAGGGGGACATAGACAGATTGGATGAATGAACATAGTCTTGGCAAATGGAATATCTTGTCGGGAAATGTGATGTTATACATTGCTGGGAAGAATAAAGGTCCTCAATATTTTTCAAATGCAGATAGACAGTAGCAATATGCCGCGCAGAGGAGTTTTAGGAGAGGTGTGGTTCCTCGTGAATCAGACATTAAAAGCCAGCATGCAAGTTGAGCAGGTCATAGATGCGTAGAATGGAATGCTGGTCTTTGTTTCTCAGCAAGGTTAGCATACAAACAGGGAAGTCTTGTTGCACCTGGACAAGGCACTGATTTGATACAACACAGTTAGTGGTTCCATCTAATGGCACTGGATTCAGTGATATGTCAGGCAGAGCAAGGCCATAAAGAGACTTAAAAACACTTGTTGGAATGTAACATTGTTGATTCTGTTTTTTCTTTGCGCCTGGGGAGTATCAATATAGGTCAGTGAAAATATTGACAACAAATCGTTGTTTCAAGTGTTATAGATGGACAGATATATTGGCTCAGCTACAATTCATCAGAGTGGTAGGACGAAACAACGTGCATTGATTTGGCCAGGAGTTACAAAATGGTGAACATAGGAACTTCGGAGATAGATCGGCAAATTTAATTACTGGATTGTTTCTAATTGTAATTAATTTATCCCCCCCCAGAATAATAAGTATTAAATGTCAGCTCAGAGGAAGATGTAGTCGATTCAGACACTCCAAACAATTCCATCCAACATCATTACCTATCACCGCTGTTTGTCTCTGTGATACATTTAATGATTGTCTTAAGACTGTTTGCATTCACACCGAACGTTCAATGGACTTAGTTTCTAGTAATAAAGCTAACACCTCCCTGAACCCACGCATCAAATCtatattataagaccataagtccATTGGATATAGGAACATAattaggccattcgcccatcgagtctgctccaccattcaatcatgtttGTTACCTTTCTTACATCCCTTGACTTccttcttaatcaagaacctatatatcGCTGTCTTCAAGACACAGtggtttggtctccacagccttctgcagcaaagagttccagattcaccaccctctggctgaagaaataactcgtCTTCGAAGTTTTATAAtatcgtccctttagcctgatAGTGTGCCCTCAGGTGCTAGTTTTTCCGACCAAGGTAAAATCCCCTGAAcgaccactctatctaggccactggttattctgtaagtttcaataagatccccctgatccttataaactccaacgagtacagatccagtgtCCCCAACTGCACCAGACGGCAGGCTCTCcattccagcgatcattcttgtgaacgtcctctGGACTGCTTCCAAGACGAACACACCCTGCCTTAGATActgggccccaaactgctcacaatactaatGGGGTCTGACCATAACCTTATACAGGCAcagaagtacatcactgctcttgtattctcaccTCTGAATatcaatgctaacattg contains:
- the LOC119960698 gene encoding probable G-protein coupled receptor 139, whose amino-acid sequence is MAAADLMVIVWNVILHRIATLYWKNTFLLHTPVCRFILFMSPAAIDISVWLTVSFTFDRLVAICCQKLKTKYCTEKTAVVVITTVSSLLCLKNIPWPFLYSSYYYWMQLGCKLSTNFFFDPIWIAFSWIEQLLTPVIPFFLILLFNIVTIRRILIASRGRMSLRKHSSDRNEKDAELMNRRRSIVLLFAISSSFILLWITTVIYFIYVRITAAFMRRYQYTPFPNFQEAGIMLQLLSSCTNTAIYTITQRKFRNLLLSSIKYPFTLLGKLVKFGGKHY